A genomic stretch from Thermotoga sp. Ku-13t includes:
- a CDS encoding heterodisulfide reductase subunit A-like protein: MGKKGLLLCVCQGTCPSFQKMNVFEVLNAIRRENLVDFVALHPQLCADDGDTYLKTLTKDGEIEKLYVAGCDPTMQRKMFRDAFEASNFDK; encoded by the coding sequence ATGGGTAAGAAAGGGTTGCTGTTGTGTGTCTGTCAAGGTACATGCCCGTCTTTTCAGAAGATGAACGTTTTTGAAGTTCTGAATGCGATAAGAAGAGAGAACCTTGTCGACTTCGTTGCACTCCATCCCCAGCTCTGCGCTGATGATGGAGACACGTATCTTAAAACGCTGACCAAAGATGGAGAGATAGAAAAACTCTACGTCGCAGGCTGCGATCCTACAATGCAGAGAAAGATGTTCCGTGACGCGTTCGAGGCGAGCAACTTCGACAAG
- a CDS encoding 4Fe-4S binding protein, whose product MAKNWYPIIDYEKCVGCLTCANFCPHGVYTIKDGKPIVTNPLECVEFCRGCQKLCDYGAITYSAEVKAHG is encoded by the coding sequence ATGGCAAAGAACTGGTATCCCATCATCGATTATGAAAAGTGCGTTGGCTGTCTGACATGTGCGAATTTCTGCCCTCACGGAGTTTACACAATCAAAGACGGCAAACCCATCGTCACCAACCCTCTGGAATGCGTTGAGTTCTGCAGAGGATGCCAAAAACTCTGTGATTACGGGGCAATAACTTACTCAGCGGAGGTGAAAGCGCATGGGTAA
- a CDS encoding ArsR family transcriptional regulator has translation MDPGRIFKALACRRRIDIIKQVAKQDLCICELEVANHIDKTTISRPIAVLQNAGIIELKREGPRKRIVLKDPRVLELIDLAEKISEQK, from the coding sequence ATGGATCCAGGAAGGATCTTCAAAGCTCTGGCGTGCAGACGGAGAATAGACATCATCAAGCAGGTAGCGAAACAGGACCTTTGCATCTGCGAACTCGAAGTTGCGAACCACATTGACAAAACAACCATCTCAAGACCCATAGCCGTCCTGCAGAATGCGGGGATCATTGAACTGAAAAGGGAAGGACCGAGGAAGAGAATCGTTCTCAAAGATCCGAGAGTTCTCGAACTGATCGATCTGGCGGAAAAGATCTCTGAACAAAAATGA